In Castanea sativa cultivar Marrone di Chiusa Pesio chromosome 6, ASM4071231v1, a single window of DNA contains:
- the LOC142640957 gene encoding tryptophan synthase beta chain 1-like, whose protein sequence is MAISTNHVASLSKPCISSFTTLKVLSKPNNYFHPGQSEFKRSSISCNVTSEASTLTINAKGNDFKTLQRPNSVGRFGKFGGKYVPETLIPALTELEAAFHVIAVDQDFQKELEGILKDYVGRESPLYFAERLTEHYRRPNGEGPHIYLKREDLNHTGSHKINNAIGQVLLAKRLGKKRIIAETGAGQHGVATATVCARFGLECIVYMGAQDMERQALNVFRMKLLGAEVRGVHAGTATLKDATSEAIRDWVTNVDSTHYILGSVAGPHPYPMMVREFHAIIGKETRRQALEKWGGKPDVLVACVGGGSNAMGLFHEFVDDFDVRLIGVEAAGHGLDSNKHAATLTKGEVGVLHGAMSFLLQDDDGQIIEPHSISAGLDYPGVGPEHSFLKERGRAEYHSATDDEALEAFKRVSRLEGIIPALETSHALAYLEKLCPSLPDKTKVVVSCSGRGDKDVHTAIKYLQV, encoded by the exons ATGGCCATTTCCACAAACCATGTTGCGTCCCTTTCCAAACCATGCATCTCTTCCTTCACCACCCTCAAAGTCCTGTCAAAACCCAACAATTATTTCCATCCCGGTCAATCAGAATTCAAGCGTTCTTCCATCTCTTGCAATGTCACATCTGAAGCTTCAACCCTTACCATCAATGCCAAAGGGAATGATTTCAAAACTTTACAGAGACCTAATTCTGTGGGTAGGTTTGGAAAGTTTGGTGGAAAGTATGTCCCTGAAACTCTTATCCCTGCTCTCACCGAACTTGAGGCAGCATTTCATGTCATTGCAGTCGATCAAGATTTCCAG AAAGAACTAGAAGGAATATTGAAAGACTATGTTGGACGTGAAAGCCCTCTTTACTTTGCTGAGCGGCTTACAGAACATTATAGACGTCCTAATGGTGAGGGCCCTCATATATATCTGAAGAGAGAAGATCTTAACCACACTGGATCTCACAAAATCAACAATGCTATTGGTCAAGTTTTGCTTGCCAAACGTTTGGGGAAAAAACGCATAATTGCTGAAACAGGAGCTGGTCAACATGGGGTTGCCACTGCTACTGTATGTGCTCGATTTGGTTTGGAGTGTATTGTCTACATGGGTGCCCAAGATATGGAAAGGCAAGCCCTTAATGTTTTTAGAATGAAGCTTCTGGGGGCCGAG GTTAGAGGAGTCCATGCTGGGACAGCAACTCTTAAGGATGCTACATCAGAGGCTATTCGAGATTGGGTAACTAATGTAGATTCAACACATTATATCTTGGGGTCTGTTGCAGGGCCACATCCATATCCCATGATGGTCAGAGAATTCCATGCAATAATTGGGAAAGAAACAAGAAGACAAGCGTTGGAAAAATGGGGTGGGAAGCCAGATGTGTTGGTTGCCTGTGTTGGTGGAGGTTCTAATGCAATGGGACTCTTCCATGAATTTGTCGATGACTTCGATGTCAGGCTCATTGGTGTAGAGGCTGCAGGTCATGGATTAGATAGTAACAAGCATGCGGCCACCTTGACAAAAGGGGAAGTTGGAGTATTGCATGGGGCCATGAGCTTTTTGTTGCAAGATGATGATGGACAAATAATTGAACCTCATTCAATTAGCGCTGG TTTGGATTACCCTGGCGTTGGCCCAGAGCATAGCTTTCTAAAGGAGAGAGGGCGTGCTGAATACCACAGCGCAACTGATGATGAGGCTTTAGAAG CCTTCAAGAGAGTGTCCAGATTGGAGGGCATAATTCCAGCTCTGGAGACATCACATGCATTGGCTTACCTAGAAAAGCTTTGTCCTTCTTTACCGGACAAAACAAAGGTAGTCGTGAGCTGCAGTGGCAGGGGTGACAAGGATGTTCACACAGCCATTAAATATTTGCAAGTTTAA